In Bacillus methanolicus, the following proteins share a genomic window:
- the dnaN gene encoding DNA polymerase III subunit beta produces MKFIIQRDRLAQSVQDVMKAVSSRTTIPILTGIKIAATEEGVTLTGSDSDISIESFIPKKEDGNELVEIIESGAIVLQARFFSEIVKKLPTDTVDIEVQNHLQTVIRSGKSEFNLHGLDAEEYPHLPQIKEENVFRIPTDLLKMMIRQTVFAVSTSETRPILTGVNWKIENRELTCIATDSHRLALRKAQIETESNESYNVVIPGKSLNELSKILDDGNDPIDIVITENQVLFKAKHLLFFSRLLEGNYPDTSRLIPTDSKTDVVVNLKEFIQAIDRAALLARDDRNNVVKFSTFDNQLIEISSNTPEIGKVVEEVQAQSIDGEDLKISFSAKYMMDALKTLEGTEIKVSFTGAMRPFLIRPINDDSILQLILPVRTY; encoded by the coding sequence ATGAAATTTATAATCCAACGCGACCGTCTTGCTCAAAGCGTACAAGATGTTATGAAAGCAGTCTCTTCAAGAACAACTATTCCTATTCTTACAGGGATTAAGATTGCAGCAACTGAAGAAGGGGTAACTCTTACTGGAAGTGATTCAGATATTTCGATCGAATCTTTTATCCCGAAAAAGGAAGACGGTAACGAACTTGTTGAAATAATAGAATCAGGAGCAATTGTTTTACAAGCTCGTTTTTTTAGTGAAATCGTTAAAAAGCTGCCGACTGATACTGTTGATATCGAAGTTCAAAACCATTTACAAACTGTTATTCGGTCCGGAAAATCTGAATTTAACTTACATGGGTTAGATGCAGAAGAATATCCGCACCTTCCGCAAATCAAAGAAGAAAATGTGTTCAGAATTCCTACAGACCTGCTAAAAATGATGATTCGTCAAACGGTATTCGCTGTTTCCACTTCAGAAACACGTCCAATCTTGACAGGAGTTAACTGGAAGATTGAAAACAGAGAATTGACCTGTATTGCAACAGACAGCCATCGCCTTGCCTTAAGAAAAGCGCAAATCGAAACAGAGAGTAATGAATCATATAATGTTGTAATCCCTGGAAAAAGTTTAAACGAATTAAGCAAAATTCTTGATGACGGCAATGATCCAATTGATATTGTTATCACTGAAAATCAAGTCCTATTTAAGGCGAAGCATCTGCTATTCTTCTCCCGCTTGCTGGAAGGAAACTATCCGGATACGTCCCGTTTAATTCCAACAGACAGCAAAACGGATGTTGTCGTAAATTTAAAAGAATTTATACAGGCCATTGACCGTGCGGCATTATTAGCCCGTGACGACAGAAACAATGTCGTTAAGTTCTCAACGTTCGACAACCAATTGATCGAAATCTCCTCCAATACTCCTGAAATCGGGAAAGTTGTTGAGGAAGTACAGGCTCAATCAATTGATGGAGAAGACTTAAAGATTTCCTTTAGTGCAAAATATATGATGGATGCTCTAAAAACATTAGAAGGAACAGAGATTAAAGTCAGCTTTACTGGAGCAATGCGCCCATTCTTAATTCGTCCGATTAACGATGATTCCATCCTGCAATTAATCCTGCCAGTAAGAACATATTAG